Proteins found in one Toxotes jaculatrix isolate fToxJac2 chromosome 18, fToxJac2.pri, whole genome shotgun sequence genomic segment:
- the LOC121198373 gene encoding aconitate hydratase, mitochondrial-like has translation MASYCLTVTRLRLALGTGARRFHVSAAFSAKAKVAMSRFEPGSSINYGKMHENINIVRRRLNRPLTLSEKIVYGHLDDPAGQEIDRGRTYLRLHPDRVAMQDATAQMAMLQFISSGLPKVAVPSTIHCDHLIEAQIGGAQDLQRAKEVNQEVYNFLATAAAKYGVGFWKPGSGIIHQIILENYAYPGVMLIGTDSHTPNGGGLGAICIGVGGADAVDVMAGIPWELKCPKVIGVRLTGTLSGWTSPKDVILKVAGILTVKGGTGAIVEYHGPGVDSISCTGMATICNMGAEIGATTSVFPYNHRMRTYLEKTGRGEIASLADQFQDDLVPDKGCEYDQIIEINLSELKPHINGPFTPDLAHPVSEIGAIAKKSGWPLEVKVGLIGSCTNSSYEDMGRAASLAKQALDKGLKCKAQFTVTPGSEQIRATIERDGYAKILSDVGGIVLANACGPCIGQWDRKDVKKGEKNTIVTSFNRNFTARNDANPATHAFVTSPEIVTALALAGTLNFNPETDYLTAPNGEKFKLDPPTGDELPSRDFDPGQDTYQHPPAESSSVKVDVSPSSNRLQLLEPFDKWHGKDLEDMRVLIKVKGKCTTDHISAAGPWLKFRGHLDNISNNLLIGAVNIENDAVNKIKNQLTGEYGGVPDVARYYKANGVNWVVVGDENYGEGSSREHAALEPRHLGGRAIIVKSFARIHETNLKKQGLLPLTFADSRDYDKIRPDDKISITGLESFAPGKGLTAVIKHSDGSQESISLNHTFNETQIEWFKAGSALNRMKELQ, from the exons ATGGCGTCTTATTGTTTGACTGTCACTAGGCTGCGG CTGGCTCTTGGAACTGGGGCGAGGCGGTTTCATGTCTCCGCAGCCTTCAGCGCAAAAGCCAAGGTGGCTATGAGCCGCTTTGAACCCGGTTCCAGCATTAACTATGGGAAGATGCATGAGAACATCAACATTGTACGCAGGAG GCTCAACAGGCCTCTCACTCTGTCGGAGAAGATTGTGTATGGTCACCTGGATGATCCAGCAGGGCAGGAGATCGACCGTGGCCGTACATATCTGCGCCTTCATCCAGACCGTGTGGCTATGCAGGATGCTACAGCTCAGATGGCAATGCTTCAGTTCATCAGCAGCGGTCTGCCCAAGGTGGCTGTTCCCTCCACCATCCACTGCGATCACCTGATTGAGGCTCAAATCGGAGGGGCTCAGGACCTGCAGAGGGCTAAG GAGGTGAACCAGGAGGTGTACAACTTCCTCGCAACTGCTGCAGCCAAATATGGAGTTGGCTTCTGGAAACCAGGCTCAGGGATCATCCATCAG ATCATCCTGGAGAACTACGCCTATCCTGGAGTGATGTTGATTGGTACAGACTCTCACACTCCCAACGGCGGTGGCCTGGGTGCCATCTGTATTGGAGTGGGTGGAGCTGATGCCGTGGATGTGATGGCTGGAATCCCTTGGGAGCTCAAGTGTCCCAAA GTGATTGGAGTGAGGCTGACAGGCACCCTGTCTGGCTGGACCTCTCCGAAGGATGTCATCCTGAAGGTAGCTGGCATCCTGACTGTGAAGGGCGGCACTGGAGCCATCGTGGAGTATCATGGGCCTGGAGTTGACTCCATCTCCTGCACTG gaatggCCACTATCTGTAACATGGGAGCTGAGATTGGAGCCACTACGTCTGTTTTCCCCTATAACCACCGCATGCGGACGTATTTGGAGAAAACCGGCCGCGGAG AGATTGCCTCTTTGGCTGATCAGTTCCAAGATGACTTGGTCCCAGATAAAGGCTGTGAATACGACCAGATCATTGAGATTAACCTGAGCGAG TTAAAGCCCCACATCAACGGACCATTCACCCCTGACCTGGCCCACCCCGTGTCTGAGATCGGGGCCATAGCTAAGAAGAGCGGCTGGCCCCTGGAGGTTAAAGTTG GTCTGATTGGCAGCTGCACCAACTCGAGCTATGAGGACATGGGTAGAGCGGCCTCTCTGGCCAAGCAGGCTCTGGATAAAGGTCTGAAATGCAAAGCCCAGTTCACAGTCACCCCTGGTTCTGAACAGATCCGCGCCACAATTGAGAGGGACGGATAT GCCAAAATCCTGAGTGATGTTGGTGGAATCGTACTAGCCAATGCTTGTGGACCCTGCATAGGACAGTGGGACAG gaAGGACgtgaaaaaaggagagaagaataCTATCGTCACGTCCTTCAACAGGAACTTCACAGCCAGGAATGACGCTAACCCAGCAACTCATGCTTTTGTCACCTCCCCTGAG ATTGTCACTGCCTTGGCCCTCGCCGGGACCCTCAACTTCAACCCTGAGACTGACTACCTAACTGCTCCTAATGGAGAGAAGTTCAAGCTGGACCCCCCCACTGGAGATGAGCTCCCCTCCAGAGACTTCGACCCGGGCCAGGACACATACCAGCACCCCCCAGCTGAGAGCAGCTCAGTCAAG GTGGACGTGAGCCCTTCCAGCAAccgtctgcagctgctggagccCTTTGACAAGTGGCATGGAAAAGACCTGGAAGACATGAGGGTCCTCATCAAG GTGAAGGGAAAGTGCACCACTGACCACATCAGCGCTGCCGGCCCCTGGCTGAAATTCCGCGGTCATCTGGACAACATCTCCAACAATCTGCTGATTGGTGCCGTCAACATTGAGAACGACGCCGTCAACAAGATCAAGAACCAGCTGACAGGAGAGTACGGAGGTGTGCCAGATGTGGCCCGCTACTACAAG GCCAATGGCGTGAActgggtggtggtgggagaCGAGAACTACGGTGAAGGGTCCAGCAGAGAGCATGCTGCCCTGGAGCCACGACACCTGGGAGGACGCGCCATCATTGTCAAGAGCTTTGCCAGAATCCACG AGACTAACCTGAAGAAGCAGGGCCTGCTGCCTCTGACTTTTGCTGACTCCCGCGACTATGACAAAATTCGCCCTGATGACAAGATTTCAATCACTGGCCTGGAATCATTTGCCCCCGGCAAG GGCCTGACAGCAGTGATCAAGCACAGCGATGGCAGCCAGGAGTCCATCTCTCTAAACCACACCTTCAATGAGACGCAGATCGAGTGGTTCAAGGCTGGTTCAGCGCTCAACAGGATGAAGGAGCTCCAGTAG
- the polr3h gene encoding DNA-directed RNA polymerase III subunit RPC8, with product MFVLVEMVDTVRIPPWNFQRQLNEAVAEELNKKLANKVVYNVGLCICLYDITKLEDSYIFPGDGASHTKVHFRYVVFHPFLDEILVGKIKYCSQEGVHVTMGFFDDILIPPESLQQPAKFDEAEQVWLWEYETDEGTHDLYMDQGEEIRFRVTDEVFVDTSPTGPATAATDTPTQPGQPTAPPAEDGGEKKEAPYTLIGTICEPGLGLLSWWNS from the exons ATGTTTGTGTTGGTGGAGATGGTCGACACTGTCAGGATCCCTCCGTGGAACTTCCAGAGACAACTCAACGAGGCTGTAGCCGAGGAGCTCAACAAGAAACTGGCCAACAAG GTGGTCTACAATGTTGGCCTCTGCATCTGCTTGTATGACATCACTAAACTGGAGGACTCCTATATATTCCCAGGGGACGGAGCCTCACACACCAAAG TTCATTTCAGATATGTGGTTTTTCACCCTTTCCTCGATGAGATCCTGGTCGGCAAGATCAAGTACTGCAGTCAGGAGGGAGTTCACG TGACAATGGGCTTCTTTGATGACATTCTCATTCCACCAGAGTCGCTTCAGCAGCCTGCAAAATT TGATGAAGCAGAGCAAGTTTGGCTCTGGGAGTATGAGACGGATGAGGGGACCCACGACCTCTACATGGACCAGGGAGAGGAGATCCGTTTTCGGGTGACAGATGAAGTCTTCGTGGATACGTCGCCGACGGGCCCGGCCACTGCAGCAACAGACACACCAACTCAACCCGGACAGCCGACGGCACCACCAGCAGAGGACGGCGGGGAGAAGAAAGAGGCACCATACACTCTGATT GGGACCATCTGTGAGCCGGGGCTTGGGCTGTTGTCATGGTGGAACAGTTAg
- the csdc2b gene encoding cold shock domain-containing protein C2 encodes MADPSLTSPSGTPLRSPNDSLTLSFPFLREGSRVWEEGKEQPLPRDLPSPLPTKRTRTYSATVRAHSGPVFKGVCKNFSRSQGHGFIRPSRGGEDIFVHISDIEGEYVPVEGDEVTYKVCRVPPKNLKVQAVEVKITHLNPGTKHETWSGQIISS; translated from the exons ATGGCGGACCCCAGCCTCACGTCGCCCTCTGGGACTCCGCTGCGCTCCCCCAACGACTCTCTCACCCTGTCCTTCCCCTTCCTGAGGGAGGGGAGTCGGGTgtgggaggaagggaaggagcaGCCGTTGCCACGGGATCTGCCCAGTCCGCTGCCAACTAAGCGCACCCGCACCTATTCAGC TACAGTACGTGCTCACTCAGGTCCAGTTTTTAAAGGCGTGTGTAAGAACTTCTCCAGGTCACAAGGTCACGGCTTCATACGACCTTCGCGTGGCGGCGAAGACATCTTCGTTCACATCTCAGA CATCGAGGGGGAGTATGTCCCAGTTGAGGGCGACGAGGTCACGTACAAAGTGTGCCGGGTCCCACCCAAGAACCTGAAGGTGCAGGCGGTGGAGGTGAAGATCACACATCTCAATCCAGGGACGAAACACGAGACCTGGTCTGGGCAGATCATCAGCTCATAG
- the LOC121198811 gene encoding phosphomannomutase 1, producing MLMFQLAAEDSDSFVSFYFFLHVRFFFLILFYCICLHESGPVNTCDQKCNLQTGETQREEGMEKSNRNILCLFDVDGTLTPPREKIDPQLDEFFQALRRKVKIGIVGGSDYSKIAEQLGEGDDVIHKFDYVFAENGTVQYKDGKLVSKHAIQNQIGEELLQDLINFCLSYMGLIKLPKKRGTFIEFRNGMLNISPIGRSCTPEERIEFSEIDKREKIREKFVAALKEEFAGKGLRFTKGGLISFDIFPEGWDKRLCLELLESEGLDTIYFFGNETSDGGNDYEIFNDPRTIGFTVYCPEDTARLCRELFFDAPPHEF from the exons atgttgatgTTTCAGCTGGCTGCTGAAGACTCCgattcatttgtttctttttatttttttttgcatgtgaggtttttttttttaattttattttattgcatttgtttGCACGAGAGTGGACCTGTTAACACTTGCGATCAGAAGTGCAATCTGCAAACAGGAGAAACTCAAAGAGAAGAGGGCATGGAGAAATCGAACCGAAACATCCTGTGCCTGTTTGACGTGGACGGCACCCTGACACCACCCAGAGAG AAAATTGATCCCCAGCTGGACGAGTTCTTCCAGGCTCTGAGGAGGAAAGTGAAGATTGGCATTGTGGGAGGGTCGGACTACTCCAAGATAGCAGAGCAGCTCGGGGAGGGAGATGATG TGATACACAAATTTGACTATGTGTTTGCTGAGAACGGGACAGTGCAATACAAGGATGGGAAACTCGTTTCAAAACAT GCTATTCAGAACCAGATTGGGGAGGAGCTTCTGCAGGACCTGATCAACTTCTGCCTCAGCTACATGGGGCTCATCAAGCTGCCAAAGAAGAG GGGGACGTTCATTGAGTTCAGGAATGGAATGCTCAACATTTCTCCTATTGGTCGGAGCTGCACACCTGAGGAGCGAATCGAATTCTCTGAAATCGACAAG agagagaagatcaGGGAGAAATTTGTTGCTGCCCTGAAAGAGGAGTTTGCTGGAAAGGGACTACGGTTTACTAAAG GTGGTCTCATCAGCTTTGACATTTTTCCAGAGGGCTGGGACAAGAGACTGTGTCTAGAGCTGCTGGAGAGCGAAGGCCTGGACACCATCTACTTCTTTGGCAACGAGACCTCAGAT GGAGGGAACGACTATGAAATTTTCAACGACCCACGGACCATTGGCTTCACAGTCTACTGTCCGGAGGACACGGCCAGACTCTGTCGGGAGCTTTTCTTTGATGCTCCACCGCACGAGTTCTGA